From a single Pseudomonas triticicola genomic region:
- the hcnC gene encoding cyanide-forming glycine dehydrogenase subunit HcnC has translation MSKFYDVVIAGGGVIGASCAYQMSKRKDLKVALIDAKRPGNATRASAGGLWAIGESVGLGCGVIFFRMMSANRKRETQGAAVAVDASTPHILPQSFFDFALQSNALYPALHRELKDNHGMDCKFEKTGLKFVIYDDEDRLYAEHIVGCIPHLADQVRWLDQAALRAAEPSVSHEARGALEFLCDHQVSPFRLADAYMEGARQNGVDIFVNTNVTGVLHHGTRVTGVQTAEAGVFHCKTLINAAGAWAADLSEWATGIRIPVKPVKGQILLTERMPKILNGCLTTSDCYVAQKDNGEILIGSTTEDKGFDVTTTYPEIAGLVQGAVRCLPELMDVNLKRTWAGLRPGSPDELPILGPMREVEGYLNACGHFRTGILTSAITGVLLDKLVNDEPLPLDITPFLADRFAVAPVEPAPALERA, from the coding sequence ATGAGTAAGTTCTACGACGTGGTCATTGCCGGTGGCGGCGTGATCGGCGCCTCCTGCGCCTACCAAATGTCCAAACGCAAAGATCTCAAGGTGGCACTGATCGACGCCAAGCGCCCCGGCAATGCGACCCGTGCTTCGGCGGGGGGGTTATGGGCGATCGGCGAGTCGGTCGGCCTCGGTTGCGGGGTGATTTTCTTTCGCATGATGTCGGCCAACCGCAAGCGCGAAACCCAGGGCGCTGCGGTAGCGGTGGACGCCAGTACGCCGCATATTCTGCCGCAGTCGTTTTTCGATTTTGCCTTGCAATCCAATGCGCTGTACCCGGCGCTGCATCGCGAGCTGAAAGACAACCACGGCATGGATTGCAAGTTCGAAAAGACCGGATTGAAATTCGTGATCTATGACGACGAAGATCGGCTCTACGCCGAGCACATCGTCGGCTGCATTCCGCATCTGGCCGATCAGGTGCGCTGGCTCGATCAAGCGGCGTTGCGCGCGGCCGAACCGAGTGTCAGCCATGAGGCGCGCGGGGCGCTGGAGTTTCTCTGCGATCATCAGGTCAGTCCGTTCCGCCTCGCCGATGCCTACATGGAAGGCGCGCGGCAGAACGGCGTCGACATCTTCGTCAACACCAACGTCACCGGCGTGTTGCATCACGGCACTCGTGTGACCGGCGTGCAGACGGCAGAAGCGGGCGTGTTTCACTGCAAGACGCTGATCAACGCCGCCGGTGCCTGGGCGGCGGATTTGAGCGAGTGGGCGACGGGAATTCGTATTCCGGTGAAACCGGTGAAAGGGCAGATCCTGCTGACCGAACGCATGCCGAAAATCCTCAACGGCTGCCTGACCACCAGCGATTGCTACGTGGCGCAAAAGGACAACGGCGAAATCCTTATCGGCAGCACCACCGAAGACAAAGGCTTCGACGTCACCACCACCTACCCGGAAATCGCCGGGCTGGTGCAGGGCGCGGTGCGCTGTCTGCCGGAGCTTATGGACGTCAATCTGAAGCGCACATGGGCGGGGCTGCGTCCGGGCTCTCCGGATGAGTTGCCGATCCTCGGGCCGATGCGTGAGGTCGAGGGTTATCTGAATGCTTGCGGGCACTTCCGCACCGGCATTCTGACCTCGGCGATTACCGGGGTGTTGCTGGATAAACTGGTGAATGACGAACCGCTGCCGCTGGATATCACGCCGTTTCTGGCGGATCGGTTTGCAGTCGCGCCGGTCGAGCCCGCCCCCGCGCTGGAACGGGCCTGA
- a CDS encoding monovalent cation:proton antiporter-2 (CPA2) family protein, with product MPHEGNLLQAAVVFLFAAVLTVPLAKRLQLGAVLGYLFAGVIIGPSVLGLIGNPQSVAHISELGVVLLLFIIGLELSPRRLWVMRKSVFGVGLAQVLLTASVIGVLALSVFGQPLNSAIVLGLGLALSSTAFGLQSLAERKELTSPHGRLAFAILLFQDIAAIPLIALVPMLAGVDHHTSTADDIRHSLQVLGGIAVVVIGGRYLLRPVFRVVAKTGLPEVSTATALLVVIGTAWLMDLVGVSMALGAFLAGLLLADSEYRHELEAQIEPFKGLLLGLFFISVGMGANLSLLLSAPITVLGLTLLLIGLKLPLLFVVGRLAGGLNKISAIRLGIVLAAGGEFAFVVFKIGRDQGLFEPRLYDLLVLTITLSMALTPLLLLICARLVSPKVQPVEVPEKFREIDTEAPRVVIAGMGRMGQIVARILRAQNIKFVALDTSVETIELSRSFGGVPVFYGDPMRPEILHAAKVGEAEYFVIATDDPETNIKTAEVVHKLYPHMKIIARARNRQHVHRLVDVGAEAIRETYYSSLEMSRRTLVGLGLTQAQADARIKRFKHHDEQVLEAQHAVYDDAAKVLQTAQEARAELAKLFESDQLEEEARKS from the coding sequence ATGCCCCATGAAGGCAATCTGTTGCAAGCCGCTGTCGTGTTTCTGTTCGCGGCCGTGCTCACCGTGCCTTTGGCCAAACGTCTGCAACTGGGCGCGGTGCTCGGTTATCTGTTTGCCGGGGTGATCATCGGCCCGTCGGTGCTCGGCCTGATCGGCAACCCGCAAAGCGTTGCGCATATCTCCGAGCTGGGCGTGGTGTTGCTGCTGTTCATCATCGGCCTGGAGCTGTCGCCGCGCCGCTTGTGGGTGATGCGCAAATCGGTGTTCGGCGTCGGTCTGGCGCAGGTGCTGTTGACTGCATCGGTGATCGGCGTGCTGGCACTGTCGGTGTTCGGCCAGCCGCTGAACAGCGCCATTGTGCTGGGCCTCGGTCTGGCGCTCTCCTCTACGGCGTTCGGCCTGCAAAGCCTCGCCGAACGCAAGGAACTGACCAGCCCCCACGGGCGTCTCGCGTTTGCGATTCTGCTGTTCCAGGACATCGCCGCGATTCCGCTGATTGCCTTGGTGCCGATGCTCGCCGGCGTCGATCACCACACCAGCACCGCCGACGATATTCGTCACAGCTTGCAGGTGCTCGGCGGCATTGCCGTGGTGGTGATCGGCGGGCGGTATCTGCTGCGTCCGGTGTTCCGCGTGGTCGCGAAAACCGGTCTGCCCGAGGTATCCACTGCCACCGCGTTGCTGGTGGTGATCGGCACGGCGTGGCTGATGGATCTGGTCGGTGTGTCGATGGCGTTGGGCGCGTTTCTCGCCGGTCTGCTGCTGGCGGACTCGGAATACCGGCATGAGCTGGAAGCGCAGATCGAACCGTTCAAGGGCCTGCTGCTCGGGCTGTTTTTCATCAGCGTCGGCATGGGCGCCAATCTCAGCCTGTTGTTGAGCGCGCCGATCACCGTGTTGGGACTGACTCTGCTGCTGATCGGTCTGAAATTGCCGCTGCTGTTCGTCGTCGGACGTCTGGCAGGAGGATTGAACAAAATCAGCGCAATTCGCCTCGGCATCGTCCTCGCTGCCGGCGGTGAGTTTGCGTTTGTGGTGTTCAAGATCGGCCGCGATCAAGGCCTGTTCGAGCCGCGTCTGTACGACCTGCTGGTGCTGACCATCACCCTGTCAATGGCGCTGACGCCGTTGTTGCTGTTGATCTGCGCACGGCTGGTCAGTCCGAAAGTACAGCCGGTGGAAGTGCCGGAGAAATTCCGCGAAATCGACACCGAAGCGCCGCGTGTGGTGATTGCCGGAATGGGCCGGATGGGCCAGATCGTGGCGCGGATTCTGCGCGCGCAGAACATCAAGTTCGTTGCGCTGGACACCTCGGTGGAAACCATCGAACTGTCGCGCAGCTTCGGCGGTGTGCCAGTGTTCTACGGCGACCCGATGCGCCCGGAAATCCTTCACGCGGCGAAGGTTGGCGAAGCGGAATATTTCGTCATTGCCACGGACGATCCGGAGACCAACATCAAGACTGCCGAAGTGGTGCACAAGCTCTATCCGCACATGAAAATCATCGCCCGCGCGCGTAACCGTCAGCACGTGCATCGCCTGGTGGATGTCGGCGCGGAAGCGATTCGTGAGACCTATTATTCGAGCCTGGAAATGAGCCGGCGCACGCTGGTCGGCCTCGGTCTGACCCAAGCCCAGGCCGATGCGCGGATCAAGCGTTTCAAGCATCACGACGAACAGGTGCTGGAGGCGCAACACGCCGTCTACGACGACGCCGCCAAAGTCCTGCAGACCGCCCAGGAAGCCCGGGCGGAACTGGCCAAATTGTTTGAATCGGATCAGCTCGAAGAAGAAGCGCGCAAGTCCTGA
- a CDS encoding LysR family transcriptional regulator, with amino-acid sequence MAINFDLNDLQAFRAVVEQGSFRKAADTVRLSQPALSRRIEKLEDALGVKLFERTTRKVSLTQAGRGFMPSVERLLDDLDIALLGISEVASTRLGHVTVACVPSAAYYFMPRVVARYHQQFPRIKVKVLDSSAHDVLSAVVNGEADFGLSFLGTQDAKVEFEPLVQECYVVACRRDHPLAGRSSVSWDEFYQQDYIALDKTSGNRFLLDQALGGVVPQRQSICETRHVTTMIGLVEAGLGVAAVPLMAMPGPDHPILTRVPLIEPQVMRSVGIIKRRYRTLTPAALELERLVVEMRVQPPTINA; translated from the coding sequence ATGGCCATCAACTTCGACCTCAACGACCTGCAAGCCTTTCGCGCGGTGGTCGAGCAGGGCAGTTTTCGCAAGGCTGCCGACACCGTGCGCCTGTCGCAACCGGCGCTGAGCCGGCGCATCGAAAAGCTCGAAGACGCCCTTGGCGTGAAACTGTTCGAGCGCACCACCCGCAAGGTCAGCCTGACCCAGGCCGGGCGCGGCTTCATGCCCAGCGTCGAGCGCTTGCTGGATGATCTCGACATTGCCTTGCTCGGCATCAGCGAAGTCGCCTCGACCCGACTGGGCCATGTCACCGTCGCCTGCGTGCCGTCGGCGGCGTACTACTTCATGCCCCGCGTGGTCGCGCGCTATCACCAGCAGTTTCCACGGATCAAGGTCAAAGTCCTCGATTCCAGCGCCCACGATGTGTTGAGTGCGGTGGTCAATGGCGAGGCGGATTTCGGTTTGAGTTTTCTCGGCACGCAGGATGCCAAAGTCGAGTTCGAACCGCTTGTGCAGGAGTGCTACGTTGTCGCCTGTCGTCGCGATCATCCGCTGGCCGGGCGCAGCAGCGTCAGTTGGGACGAGTTCTATCAGCAGGATTACATCGCGCTGGACAAGACTTCGGGCAATCGCTTTCTGCTCGATCAGGCCTTGGGCGGGGTGGTGCCGCAGCGTCAGAGTATCTGCGAGACGCGGCATGTGACGACGATGATCGGCTTGGTGGAGGCGGGGCTAGGCGTGGCGGCGGTGCCGTTGATGGCGATGCCCGGGCCGGATCATCCGATCCTGACGCGGGTGCCACTGATTGAGCCGCAGGTGATGCGCAGTGTCGGCATCATCAAGCGCCGGTATCGCACGTTGACCCCGGCGGCACTGGAACTGGAGCGGCTGGTCGTGGAAATGCGCGTCCAGCCGCCAACGATCAACGCTTGA
- a CDS encoding substrate-binding domain-containing protein, which produces MKKLFTVTTLLAGLAFNFAAQAEELSVMTSGGFTAAYKILGPKFAAATGNTLTTSLGPSMGKAPEAIPNRLARGEHADVVIMVGYALDELIKQGKVDPASRVELADSRIGMVVREGAAKPDISSVDGLKKTLLDAQSVAYSDSASGVYIQQQLFKKLGIEDQLKPKAKMIARIPVGSVVATGDYQLGFQQVSELLPVPGVSFVAKIPESVQSVTRFAAGIPVKAEHPQEAKALLAYLAAPAAQADVQATGLDSVKR; this is translated from the coding sequence ATGAAAAAACTCTTTACTGTCACCACCCTGCTCGCCGGTCTCGCGTTCAACTTCGCGGCCCAGGCCGAAGAACTCAGCGTGATGACCTCCGGTGGTTTCACTGCCGCCTACAAGATCCTCGGGCCGAAATTCGCCGCCGCAACGGGCAACACGCTGACCACCAGCCTCGGCCCGTCGATGGGCAAGGCGCCGGAAGCGATTCCCAACCGTCTGGCGCGCGGCGAGCACGCCGACGTGGTGATCATGGTCGGTTACGCTCTTGATGAGCTGATCAAACAAGGCAAGGTCGACCCGGCCTCCCGCGTTGAACTGGCGGATTCGCGGATCGGCATGGTGGTTCGCGAAGGCGCGGCGAAACCGGACATCAGCAGCGTCGACGGCCTGAAGAAAACCCTGCTTGATGCGCAGTCGGTGGCCTACTCCGACAGCGCCAGCGGCGTGTACATCCAGCAGCAGCTGTTCAAGAAGCTCGGCATCGAAGATCAGTTGAAACCGAAAGCCAAGATGATCGCCAGGATACCGGTCGGCTCGGTGGTTGCCACTGGCGACTATCAGTTGGGCTTCCAGCAGGTCAGCGAATTGCTGCCGGTGCCGGGCGTGAGCTTCGTCGCGAAAATTCCGGAATCGGTACAGTCGGTGACACGTTTTGCCGCTGGCATTCCGGTCAAGGCCGAGCATCCGCAAGAAGCCAAGGCCCTGCTCGCCTACCTCGCGGCACCGGCCGCTCAGGCTGACGTGCAGGCCACCGGGCTGGATTCGGTCAAGCGTTGA
- a CDS encoding MFS transporter, whose amino-acid sequence MTASIPTNGSRAGAIFRVTSGNFLEQFDFFLFGFYATQIAAVFFPASSEFASLMMTFAVFGAGFLMRPLGAIVLGAYIDDVGRRKGLIVTLSIMASGTILIVLVPGYETIGLFAPALVLIGRLLQGFSAGAELGGVSVYLSEIATPGRKGFFTAWQSASQQVAIIVAAALGYGLNQWMEPQAVAAWGWRIPFFVGCMIVPFIFFLRRNLAETEEFAARKHRPSMREVFRTLGQNWGVVLGGMLMVALTTTAFYLITVYAPTFGKTVLHLSTSDALLVTLLVGVSNFFWLPIGGALSDRIGRRPVLIGMALLALATTYPALSFLVQAPSFTNMLLSLLWLSFIYGLYNGAMIPALTEIMPVEVRVAGFSLAYSLATAIFGGFTPAMSTFLIQYTGDKAAPGYWMSIGALCALCATLYLYRRAGGRLQPVAA is encoded by the coding sequence ATGACAGCCTCAATCCCTACCAACGGCTCGCGGGCCGGTGCCATCTTCCGGGTGACCTCGGGCAACTTCCTCGAACAGTTCGACTTCTTTCTGTTCGGCTTCTACGCCACGCAGATCGCGGCGGTGTTCTTCCCGGCGAGCAGCGAGTTCGCCTCCCTGATGATGACGTTCGCGGTGTTCGGCGCAGGCTTCCTGATGCGTCCGCTGGGCGCCATCGTGCTCGGCGCCTACATCGATGACGTCGGCCGGCGCAAAGGTCTGATCGTCACCCTGTCGATCATGGCCAGCGGCACGATATTGATTGTGCTGGTGCCCGGATACGAAACCATAGGCCTGTTCGCCCCGGCGCTGGTGTTGATCGGGCGGCTGCTGCAAGGCTTCTCGGCCGGTGCGGAATTGGGTGGTGTTTCGGTGTACCTGTCCGAGATCGCCACGCCGGGCCGCAAAGGCTTTTTCACCGCTTGGCAGTCGGCCAGTCAACAAGTGGCGATCATTGTTGCTGCCGCGCTGGGCTACGGTCTGAACCAGTGGATGGAGCCGCAAGCCGTGGCAGCCTGGGGCTGGCGCATTCCGTTTTTCGTCGGTTGCATGATCGTCCCGTTCATCTTCTTCCTGCGCCGTAATCTGGCGGAAACCGAAGAATTCGCCGCACGCAAACACCGTCCAAGCATGCGCGAAGTGTTCCGCACCCTTGGCCAGAACTGGGGCGTGGTACTCGGCGGGATGTTGATGGTGGCGCTGACCACTACCGCGTTCTACCTGATCACCGTGTACGCGCCGACCTTCGGTAAAACCGTGCTGCACCTGAGCACTTCCGACGCGCTGCTGGTGACGCTGCTGGTGGGTGTGTCGAACTTCTTCTGGCTGCCGATTGGTGGTGCGTTGTCCGACCGTATCGGTCGTCGCCCAGTGCTCATAGGCATGGCCCTGCTGGCGCTGGCCACGACTTATCCAGCGCTGTCGTTCCTGGTGCAGGCGCCGAGCTTCACCAACATGCTGCTGTCGCTGCTGTGGTTGTCCTTCATTTACGGCTTGTACAACGGCGCGATGATTCCGGCGCTGACCGAAATCATGCCGGTGGAAGTGCGCGTCGCCGGTTTCTCCCTGGCTTACAGCCTGGCCACGGCGATCTTCGGCGGTTTCACCCCGGCGATGTCGACCTTCCTGATCCAGTACACCGGCGACAAAGCCGCGCCAGGCTACTGGATGAGCATCGGTGCCCTGTGCGCCCTGTGCGCCACTCTTTATCTGTACCGCCGTGCCGGTGGTCGTCTGCAACCTGTCGCGGCCTGA